A segment of the Panicum hallii strain FIL2 chromosome 1, PHallii_v3.1, whole genome shotgun sequence genome:
gcgctgatccacgactcggaatatgaggggaatggttgcctggaaagaaaagtttctgagcgtgtgagtttggatcccttgcaaggttatgaaattcgatccaggaatcatccgtttctcgtggtgattgagactgcttgatacttctgccacatagagtaacaagagcaacggttggtggaataatattgatgtatgatttaatacctaacttgcttgtctagtatagatgctcacttagaatggctaattgaactagaattaaaaagctaaaatatggaaataaggacatactctttgttgtttttcagcaaaagaaacctagagcttTCAACATCTCATGATCTatttatgggctaagtatacccaattgatgggtaagccttgctgagtattagtatactcagccttgctagtaatatggttttcaggtatgtcattcgatgactcagttgctagttctccttggccctgcactttaccatctggctggtccgtggaatgggatccgtccctggccggcaatgacccttcggaatgacgccatgctttgggctaagtatggtgccttctTTGCGACGAGCAGTcgcgttgttgtatcttttccgctgccatctctaAATAATGTTTAttgaaacttgaagttttcaaacaacgtctgtataaatttgtttcagttaggtttgtagtactctactagaaaccggtttgtaataactactatgattaaaatataatggtgattgtaactctggactcgccttcgtgcgaggtacgtttgaacgatccggaatccggtggtttcattgggacgttacccgatagaccattgggttattccgtttgaagtgcactGAGGTCATATCTCCTGTATAGCAATGATctacgcacttgagccggaataattcaagcggttctgccacaccgacCATTTTGCGTGGACCATCGAGGCTTAggaagagctcgacaagcttaAGGCCCTCCTGACGAGGGCCCCGATCTTGGTCCCGCCGACTGACGGAGAACCACtcctactctacattgcggcaacgaCGCAGGTGGTCAGCACCGCTCTAGTCAtggcgcgggaggaggaggggcatgCCCTCAAGGTGCAACGACCCGTACAATCAAGCCAGGTGACGGTGATCACGTCTTTCCCTCTTGCTGAGGCTATATGACAAGACTCGCTACCCCCAGGTCCAGAAGCTCCTATACGCCATCTTGATCGCCAAAAGGACGTTGCGCCACTACTTCGAGTCACACCCAGTGATGGTGGTCACGTCTTTCCCTCTTGCTGAGGCTGTATACAACCCGGAAGCCACCAGGAGGATCGCAAAATGGGCCCTGAGTTGATGGGTTAGGGGATCTCATACGCCCCCTGAACAACCATCAAGTCCCAAGTGCTTGCCGATTTCAACGCAGAGTGGACCAAGACTCGGATGCCCCCGGCAACCGTCACCAAGGAATACTGGATGATGTACTTAGATGGATCGTTGGTGAAGGAAGGAGCTGGCTTGGGTTTCATCTTCGTCTCTCCCTTTGGCATGCGCATGAGGTATGTGGTCCGTGCTCATTTTCCTGCTGCAAATAATGTGGCTGAGTACGAAGCGCTCATCAACGGCCTACACATCACATGGCTGCATATTGCCAAGAGGTCCGTCGGTTGGAGGACAAGTTTGATGGTCTCAAACTTAACAAAAACCCAAGGCGGCGCAATGAAGCAGCTGACGTGTTGGCAAAAATGGCATCGAGCCGCCAGCCCGTCTCGTCTGGCATCTTTGCTAGAAATCAGTACGAGCCCTAGATCCGTTATGAGGAGACGGAACAGGCCGGGGCCGAACCGCTTGCCTCAGACGTGGGGGCTCGCCAACCACCGACCTTTTCCAACCATGAGGTCATGGAGCTCAACTTTGAACTAGCGATAGAGCCCAACTCCCCAGCCGACTAGAGGTCACCTTATCTTGACTACCTCCTTCGCAGGTGCTCCTGACTGACAAGACAGAGGCTCAACGGCTCGCACACTGTGCTAAGaccttcatcatcatcaagggGGGAGCTCTACAAGTGGAGTCACACCAAGATCCTACAGCGTTGTATCCCGATCGAACAAGAGAAGCAGCTGCTGTAAGATATCCATGGTGGGGTCTGCGGGCACCACACCGCGCCCAGGACCTTAGTCAAAAACGCGTTCCGACAAGGTTTGTACTGGCCGACCGCGATGGCGGACACCGAGCGGATTGTGCGCACCTGCGAAGGGTGTCAATATTACACTTGGCAAACCCACCTGCTGGCGCAAGCACTCCAGACGATCCCCATCACCTGGTCGTTTGCGGTCTGGGGGCTCAATCTAGTCGGGGCCCTCAAGAAAGCACCCGGGGGCTACATGAAGTGGATTGAAGCTCGGCCGATCATGACAATCGGGTCCGAGCAGGCCATGGAATTTTTCCTCGACATCATCCACTGCTTTGGAGTCccgaactccatcatcacggataACGGTACGCAGTTCACAGGGAAGAAATTTCTCAAATTTTGCAACGATAACCACATCCGCGTCAACTAGGCCGCCGTGGTGCACCCACGCATGAACAGGCAGGTCGAACGCACAAACAGCATGATTTTGTAGGGACTCAAGCCTAGGATCTTCAATCGATTGAAGAAGTTCACCGGGCGGTGGGTTGCCGAGCTCCCTCCAGTTCTCTGGAACCTCAAGCCAAGCGACCGGCTTCACCCCTTTCTTCATGGTCTATGGTTTCGAGGCAGTCCTCCCGACCAACTTGGACTATGGAGCGCCGAGAGTTAGGGCGTACGGCGAGCGAGGGGTAGAGACATCCCTTGAAGATGCGATGGACCAGCTCGATGAAGCACGTGATGTCGTCCTCCTCTGATCAGCCAAATACCAGCAAGCACTGTGACGATACCACGGCCGCCGAGTTCGGGGTCGGGCGTTTAACATCGACGACTTGGTGCTACGGCTCATCCTGAGCAACAAGGACCGTCACAAGCTCTCCCCGCCCTAGGAGGGGCCCTTCATCATCGCCAAAATTCTCTGTCCAGGCTCCTACAAGCTGCAAACCCCTAATGGCGAAGTATTCACCAACGCTTAGAACAACGAACAACTACGTCATTTTTACCCTTAGTACTTCCAAGCTACGCGAATTTTCATGTTAAATTGTCGAGTTCTGCTACAAAAAGTTCTCTTTTCACTTTACCGCACTTTAGTGTCGCCTGACCCCAACCACAGCAGGGGGTCAGGCCTCACTCAAGGGCTACCAAGGCCATACCCACTCAAAACTCCTTACGCACAACCGTTCCTACGATTGGGGCAGAAAGATACAAGTTACGAAAGAGCGCGCTTTGAGTAAAGTAGGTCGGACATCAGGAAACCCACGACCCAATGGCTATAGTGCCACCGCTCATCAGCGTGATTAAAGTCCTCTCACTCGCATCTCCTTTCTCGACTGCCTCTTAGGAACAGCCGGGTGTCCTTAATGTTCCTCTCCAAAGGCCCTCTAGGCCAAAATGCAAAAAGTTTAAAAGTTTGTTTACACAACCCCGAGCGTCAAGGCCCAGTTCACCGCCAAAATTAAACTAACTACTTAGGAATGATTTCTTCCTCCGCGTTTGCAGCCAGGACCTGTCCAAGGGGGCCACCTCCTCCTCGATTTCATCCAGCTCAGCGCCGTCGTAGCCGGGCGCGAAGCCTTGGCTCATCACCTGCAAGTCGATGTTCTCGTAATGGGAATGTGAGATCGTGAACGGCCGTTGCACGCCGAGGTGCAGTGCCTGCTTCGCCATCCCGCCCGCCTGGTCCGTCAGATCAACAACTTGGACCGCAAACGAGCTCGTCCCCACCTCTGAAGTCATCCCGAAGTCATTCAAAACCAACCCGACGGCAATCCGCAGGGTATCATGCTCATCGGACTCCTTGAGAAGCGTTGTTTTCGTCTCGCCGAGCTCCTTTTCCAGGAGGTGGCGCGCCACCAATTCCTTTTCAAGCTTCACATTGAGCACTATCCGGACACACGTTAACAACATCAAAAAGCATGCCGGAAAACTTCAAAAGGACAGCAAGGCggtggctgatttgaattgaggggggtactaatatttttgcagaaaagaccctagaaagaaaagaagacttgcaattgggtccctagtCAGTTTGAACAGAGGGACAGCACGACAGCgatcaaattccagcgaggaGGGTCAGTGGCAGCAAGGGCGAAGtgtgggaaaaggttcaggagctcacagcggGCTCGAGGGTACCAGGAATCAAAAAGGAAGGTGCAGAGACGGCGGTTCGACGGAGgaccgagccggcgcggcgaggtcccGAGGCAGCGGTGGCGTTCTGGCGGTCGGAGTGCAAGAAGGCGACTGGAAAGTGGCCACGAAGCTTCTACGtgtagatgtggtgctggtggtgagctcggtgagggccaagaGGGGGCAGAGCCTTGGGACGACGGTGAggctgagcggcggcggtggataggactgccggcgcggcgttctggtGGCGTGAGCATGAGGGGATGGAGAAGAGCTAGCCAGGAAGCTTTAGTGGGATGTAGTAGTGCCGGTGGAGCACGGGATTGCaggtgtggggcggcggaggtggctgacGGCGGTGAGAAGAGACTGTGGCGGAGGTTTGGTGGCGGTGCTGAgcggagaagaagaacagagcaAAAATGCGGGCGCGTGAGAGGgtaaaagtagtcgaggaggGCTCCTGGAAATGCTGCGGAACCAAGAAGAGGCACGAgcgagctggagcagctgctggcagcTGGCGGCACGCGTGGTGGCTGCGAGCAATGGTGGCAGGGCGTGGCGGGGAAAAGCTAGCAGGGGTCGGGctagcggcgggcgggcgagctggagggccaggtggcgcgggtagagcggcgaggggcagctggcagcccgggagatcgccggcgaggggctgcgggcggcgcagcagagcaacagagaggaaggggagagaggcAGACGACGGGGACTTGTtcgcaatttttcaaaagttcaagggtttcactgtaaagtaagattttctttcaaaccatatcccaaatgaaaatatacccaagagcaaaagtgtagagtttaaaaagaactacaactttgctttaagggtcagcttcaaaagagttagggttttgaaactatttcaaaatccgacaaactatccaatttcaaataaaacctatttaaaattcacattccaattgaaaccttAGAGTAAATCTAcctcttacagtggtttaaaagtaaatactttctttttttttaaaactaaccttcatacaatttgaaattacctttcattcaaacacatttagcaaaagaaccctaatttttccataattacaaaaacacCCTTTAaattgcatttaggttttaaacaCATTCACAAAAACAAACACAAATTTACACTAAATCTAGTGTGTCTTGCTCCCaaatacctgaaatgtcacagtcttcccccctaaaaagaatctcgtcccgagattctggaacAGGATGAAATCGGATGATTAGATATGTGGATTGGCTTTAAGAAAGTTTGGAAAGTTGCgttgaagatatgactcggttttccaagtcgcttcttcttcagtgtgatggttccactgaattttaaacATCCTGACAGTctttcttcttgtgcttctttccttggtatccagtattctAATCGGATGCTCAGTATAAGACAGATCTgattcgatttcaatggcttgtgaatcgatgatctcggtaggggttttgatgcatttcctaagttgggacacatggaagacattatgaacagctgctagttgaggaggaagttggagatgataagctacgggtccgcaGACTTCGAGAATTTTaaaaggtccaacatatcgaggagcgagttttccttttatgccgaaccgttgaatacctctagtaggggatactcggagatatacaaagtcaccaactttaaattgcaatggttttcttcatttgtctgcatagctctttttttgagattgggctgcctttagattactttgaatgatcttcactttttcttctgcttcatcttcactttttcttctgcttcagtaacaaaatcgggtccaaagattttacgttcgccggtttgagaccaactcaaaggagttcggcatcggcgaccgtataaggcttcaaatggagccatcttgagactcgattgataactgttattgtaggaaaatttcgccaaagataagcatttgtcccaattcttgtcgtactggattacacaggctctaagcatatcctctaggattcgATTTATTCTTTCtgtttgtccgtctgtttgtggatgatatgcggagcttagtattaacttggttccaagagaataTTGAAGTTGTTCCCAAacgagcaatgaactgtgctccacgatcagaaatgatagtcttaggcactccatggagacgaacgatttggtctagatagatctcgcTATACattttagcattgtaagtagtatgtacgggaaggaaatgggtggttttggttaatcgatcaacgatcacccaaatagaatcatgcctttgggaagtgttgggtaaaccaacaataaaatccatgctgatatcttcccacttccaagaacgAATGGGTAAAGGTTAAAGAACACCAGCAACCTTtaatgactggctttaactttttggcaaatatcacactcagagacatacctcgcaatttctcttttcatgcgagtccaccaaaagttttatctcaagtcttggtacatcttggtactgctagggtgcatggagaacttggatagatgtacctcgtccaatatctacttgcgaagctgatggtccttgggtacaacaatacgctcattgaaccatagaatcccctTGTAATCCACTcggaagcacttgtacttttcttcttcttgggctagcatctgcttgttgattttgacccctttgtcatgctgttgtgccataacgatactATCCTTAAGTGTAGTCTCAACTGCGATATGattaaactaccttgaggaataatttcgagattgagttttctcatttcccaacagagagtttcactgaaggcttCCACTGATAAATAAGAACagtgcgccttgcggctaagtgcatccgcaactacattggctttgcctagAT
Coding sequences within it:
- the LOC112896369 gene encoding uncharacterized protein LOC112896369, with the protein product MADTERIVRTCEGCQYYTWQTHLLAQALQTIPITWSFAVWGLNLVGALKKAPGGYMKWIEARPIMTIGSEQAMEFFLDIIHCFGVPNSIITDNGTQFTGKKFLKFCNDNHIRVN